In Candidatus Defluviibacterium haderslevense, the following are encoded in one genomic region:
- a CDS encoding ATP-binding cassette domain-containing protein yields MLKVENITTGYGKKQVLFDVSFEVKQGEIVLIAGSNGSGKSTLLKAIYGMLPQWNNGQIIFDGDNITGKPTSALLKKGILYIPQKNNLFEDLTVKENLEMAGLTLNQQILQQRIENALSIFITLEPHLHRTPMKLSGGERQLLTLAMAILHEPKMILVDEPFTGLSPQNITFVSENLRELNHANGITLLIVEHRVKECVPIANRIIGLKLGKVFRESEVKANFDIKELNSVFV; encoded by the coding sequence ATGCTGAAAGTAGAAAACATAACAACCGGTTACGGTAAAAAGCAAGTGCTTTTTGATGTTTCATTTGAAGTGAAGCAAGGCGAAATTGTTTTGATTGCAGGAAGCAACGGAAGCGGAAAATCTACTTTACTCAAAGCCATTTACGGAATGTTGCCACAATGGAACAACGGACAAATAATTTTTGACGGAGATAATATTACAGGCAAACCAACCTCAGCACTTTTGAAAAAAGGTATTCTATACATACCCCAGAAGAATAATTTATTTGAAGACCTAACCGTGAAAGAGAATTTGGAAATGGCTGGTTTAACACTTAATCAACAAATTTTACAGCAACGAATAGAAAATGCACTTTCAATTTTCATAACTCTTGAGCCACATTTGCACCGAACACCAATGAAACTTAGCGGTGGCGAACGCCAATTGCTCACTTTGGCAATGGCGATATTACACGAACCGAAAATGATTTTGGTTGACGAACCTTTCACTGGGTTGTCACCTCAAAATATTACCTTCGTTTCTGAAAATTTGAGAGAGTTAAACCATGCAAATGGAATCACTTTGCTGATAGTAGAACACCGTGTTAAAGAATGTGTACCGATTGCAAACCGAATTATTGGTTTAAAACTTGGCAAGGTTTTTAGAGAATCAGAAGTGAAAGCAAACTTTGACATCAAAGAATTAAATTCAGTATTTGTTTAA
- a CDS encoding recombinase family protein codes for MKHYIAYLRVSTKGQEKSGLGLEAQRAIIEHFTNLEKSKIVREVLEAESGKDIENRPGLTNAIQECETMGYTLIVAKLDRLSRNVEHIFRIHNRLGDLFRSCDLPTTDSLTLSIFAGLAQREREIISIRTKQALAAKKARGEKLGTIKNLNRFGRVAGNKAIKEKAMNKNQMAKSFINKCNGMTLEAIATELNNNGFRTSQGKKFHKTSVKRLRETISDKYE; via the coding sequence ATGAAACATTACATTGCATACCTACGTGTATCAACAAAGGGTCAAGAAAAGTCCGGATTGGGTCTGGAAGCTCAAAGAGCAATTATTGAACACTTCACAAACTTGGAAAAGTCCAAAATAGTCCGTGAGGTCTTGGAGGCTGAAAGTGGTAAAGACATTGAGAACAGGCCAGGGTTAACTAATGCAATCCAGGAATGTGAAACAATGGGTTATACATTGATTGTTGCCAAATTGGACCGATTAAGCCGAAATGTAGAACATATATTTCGTATACATAACCGTTTAGGTGATTTATTCAGGTCATGTGATCTACCCACCACAGATTCACTTACATTATCAATATTTGCAGGTCTTGCTCAAAGGGAACGTGAAATAATATCTATCCGAACCAAACAAGCATTAGCTGCCAAAAAAGCCAGAGGCGAAAAACTAGGCACAATCAAAAACTTAAACCGATTTGGACGGGTAGCTGGTAATAAAGCCATTAAAGAAAAGGCTATGAATAAAAATCAGATGGCAAAATCATTTATTAATAAATGTAACGGAATGACATTAGAGGCCATAGCAACTGAACTTAATAATAATGGTTTCAGAACTTCCCAAGGCAAGAAATTTCATAAGACATCAGTGAAACGATTAAGAGAAACAATATCTGATAAATATGAATGA
- a CDS encoding HsdR family type I site-specific deoxyribonuclease, with translation MTFNEQNSVEHFIIHQFTGVNLNAVEGNVVKEDAVEYDSVKWKYVQADLLQRDYTEVFVERELKEALCRLNPDIAANPDRAEEVIHKLRAILITVNNVGLVRANEEFSKWLRNEVTLPIGKNNEHVAIRLIDFEVLKNNSFVLCNQFKLRARETKIPDIVMFVNGIPLVVGEAKTPVRPSVTWFDGAHDINVVYENSVPQLFVPNVFSFATEGKEIFIGGVRTPLEFWAPWRLEDEKHDLSHFIGLQDVAKQLTHLLKPSTLLDILQYYTVYATNSKKKKIKVVCRYQQYEGANAIVQRVREGEIKKGLIWHFQGSGKSLLMLFAAQKLRKQQDLNNPTVMIVVDRVDLDTQITATFNTADVPNMITTDSIKELHKLLEQDTRKIIITMVHKFKDAYPDMNKRENIIVMVDEAHRTQEGDLGRKMRNALPNAFLFGLTGTPINKADKNTFWAFGAEQDSGGYMSRYTFQESIRDNATLPLHFEPRLPNYHIDKESLDIAFKEMANDLSEEDRNKLSQKAANMAVFLKSPERVKTIVSDIVEHFKAHVEPEGLKAMIVTPDREACVQYKVELDLLINPEASEVVISSSANDDFDFKQKYAMDKDKQEKVVEKYNDADSPLKFLIVTAKLLTGFDAPILQTMYLDKSLKDHTLLQAICRTNRLFPNKTFGRIVDYFGVFDDTAKALAFDEESVKLVITNLQELREKLPEWMEKCLNHFVGVDRTIAGFEGLSRAQDCINTNEKRDALAKDFSSLTKLWEALSPDPVLNQFEKDYKWLSQVYTSVKPASDDNGRLLWHALGAQTTALIHEHIHVSGINHDMEEMILDAEVIDDLMNKKDPKQAEKVLKILISRLHKHGNNPIFKRLSERLEAIRDKAEKGLINSIEFIKELCQLAKETLQAEKGTEPEVEQKNAKAALTELFLELKTDTTPAIVERIVNDIDEIVKVVRFDGWQNSTVGEREVKRELRKVLWTKYQIKDEDLYNRAYEYIKEYY, from the coding sequence ATGACATTCAATGAACAAAATTCCGTAGAGCATTTTATAATTCACCAATTCACTGGGGTGAACTTAAATGCTGTGGAAGGCAATGTAGTAAAAGAGGATGCCGTAGAATATGATTCGGTAAAATGGAAATATGTGCAAGCCGATTTATTGCAACGGGATTATACCGAAGTGTTTGTAGAAAGGGAATTGAAAGAAGCGCTTTGCCGCCTCAATCCTGATATTGCCGCAAATCCCGACAGAGCAGAAGAAGTTATTCATAAACTCAGAGCCATTCTGATTACAGTAAACAATGTGGGTTTGGTAAGAGCTAATGAAGAATTTTCTAAATGGCTTCGCAATGAAGTAACTCTTCCAATTGGTAAAAACAACGAGCATGTTGCTATTCGCCTGATTGATTTTGAAGTATTGAAGAACAACAGTTTTGTGCTTTGCAATCAGTTTAAACTAAGAGCAAGAGAAACCAAAATTCCTGATATTGTGATGTTTGTCAACGGAATTCCGTTGGTTGTTGGAGAAGCTAAAACACCTGTGCGTCCTTCTGTTACTTGGTTTGATGGAGCACATGATATCAATGTGGTCTATGAAAATTCCGTTCCGCAATTATTTGTTCCCAATGTGTTTTCGTTTGCTACCGAAGGCAAAGAAATATTTATCGGTGGTGTAAGAACTCCTTTGGAGTTTTGGGCACCATGGCGTTTAGAAGATGAAAAACACGATTTAAGTCATTTCATCGGTTTGCAAGATGTAGCCAAACAATTAACGCATTTACTCAAGCCTTCAACGCTGTTGGATATTTTGCAGTATTACACCGTTTACGCCACCAACAGCAAGAAGAAAAAAATAAAAGTGGTTTGCCGCTATCAGCAATACGAAGGAGCCAATGCCATTGTGCAACGGGTAAGAGAAGGAGAAATTAAGAAAGGATTGATTTGGCATTTTCAAGGTTCTGGAAAATCGTTGTTGATGTTGTTTGCTGCTCAGAAATTAAGAAAGCAACAAGACCTAAATAATCCAACAGTTATGATTGTAGTGGACAGAGTAGATTTAGATACTCAAATCACAGCCACGTTCAACACTGCCGATGTGCCCAACATGATTACTACCGATAGCATCAAAGAATTACACAAGCTATTGGAACAAGACACTCGGAAAATTATCATTACGATGGTGCACAAATTCAAAGATGCTTATCCCGACATGAACAAACGGGAAAACATTATTGTGATGGTTGATGAAGCACATAGAACACAGGAAGGTGATTTAGGACGTAAAATGCGAAATGCTTTACCAAATGCTTTTCTTTTTGGTTTAACAGGAACACCAATTAATAAAGCGGATAAAAATACATTTTGGGCTTTTGGTGCCGAGCAAGACAGTGGCGGATATATGAGCCGTTACACTTTTCAGGAAAGTATAAGAGATAATGCAACTTTGCCTTTACACTTTGAACCACGTTTGCCGAATTATCACATTGACAAAGAAAGTTTGGACATTGCTTTTAAAGAAATGGCAAACGACCTAAGTGAAGAAGACAGAAACAAGCTAAGTCAGAAAGCCGCTAACATGGCAGTGTTTTTAAAATCACCTGAACGTGTAAAAACCATAGTTTCCGACATTGTAGAACATTTTAAAGCACACGTTGAACCCGAAGGTTTAAAAGCCATGATTGTAACGCCAGACCGTGAAGCTTGCGTTCAATACAAAGTAGAATTAGACCTTTTGATAAATCCAGAAGCAAGCGAAGTTGTTATCAGTTCATCAGCCAATGATGATTTTGATTTCAAACAGAAGTATGCAATGGACAAAGACAAGCAAGAAAAAGTAGTTGAGAAATACAACGATGCAGATTCGCCCTTGAAATTTCTGATTGTAACAGCAAAATTGTTGACAGGTTTTGATGCACCGATTTTGCAAACCATGTATTTGGACAAGTCACTGAAAGACCACACTCTTTTACAAGCCATTTGCAGAACAAACCGACTTTTCCCAAATAAGACATTCGGCAGGATTGTGGATTACTTTGGCGTATTTGACGACACTGCAAAAGCACTTGCATTTGATGAAGAAAGTGTAAAACTAGTAATTACAAACTTGCAGGAATTGAGAGAGAAACTTCCTGAATGGATGGAAAAATGCTTGAACCATTTTGTAGGTGTTGACAGAACCATTGCGGGCTTTGAAGGATTATCAAGAGCACAAGACTGCATTAACACCAACGAAAAGAGAGATGCTCTTGCAAAAGATTTCAGCAGCCTGACAAAACTATGGGAAGCCTTATCACCTGACCCAGTTTTAAATCAATTCGAGAAAGATTACAAATGGTTGTCGCAGGTTTACACTTCTGTAAAACCAGCATCAGATGACAACGGCAGATTGTTATGGCATGCTTTAGGTGCACAGACAACAGCACTCATACATGAGCACATTCATGTTTCGGGTATCAATCACGATATGGAAGAAATGATTTTGGATGCTGAAGTGATTGACGATTTAATGAATAAGAAAGACCCAAAGCAAGCAGAGAAGGTTTTGAAAATTCTTATCAGTCGCTTACACAAACACGGCAACAATCCAATATTTAAAAGACTTAGTGAAAGACTGGAAGCCATTCGTGACAAGGCAGAGAAAGGATTGATAAATTCAATTGAATTCATCAAAGAACTTTGCCAGTTAGCAAAAGAAACATTACAAGCCGAGAAAGGAACTGAACCTGAAGTAGAACAGAAAAATGCAAAAGCTGCCCTGACAGAATTGTTTCTTGAACTGAAAACCGACACGACACCAGCCATTGTGGAACGTATAGTAAACGATATTGACGAAATTGTTAAAGTAGTTCGCTTTGACGGTTGGCAAAACTCGACAGTTGGAGAAAGAGAAGTGAAACGGGAATTACGAAAAGTGCTTTGGACAAAATATCAAATTAAAGACGAGGATTTGTATAACAGGGCGTATGAGTATATCAAGGAATATTATTAA
- a CDS encoding helix-turn-helix transcriptional regulator → MQDYNNLINQLKARKEELSLTQEQIADRMQTERVRVNELFSPKKTNMTVKTLLKLCKALNVTIQINPNSTKSSLT, encoded by the coding sequence ATGCAAGACTATAACAATCTTATAAATCAACTTAAGGCCCGAAAGGAAGAACTTAGCCTAACCCAGGAACAGATTGCAGATAGAATGCAGACTGAAAGAGTCAGAGTTAATGAGCTATTCTCGCCAAAGAAAACAAATATGACCGTTAAAACACTTCTCAAGCTATGTAAAGCCCTAAATGTAACAATTCAAATAAACCCAAATTCAACAAAATCATCCTTAACCTGA
- a CDS encoding SAM-dependent DNA methyltransferase — protein sequence MTQKQLEDYLWGAANILRGMIDAADFKQYIFPLLFFKRVSDLWDEEFQTALDQSDGDLTFAEFAENHRFQIPKGCHWEDVRKKTVDVGAYLQKALNGIEKANFEMLHDVFGDAQWTNKRRMSDEKMLDLIEHFSKMKLTIAEVPHDIMGEGYEYLIKKFADDSGHTAAEFYTNRTVVKLMTQITDPKSSESIYDPTCGSGGILLSAALHLKEQGKEYRTLKLYGQELNLITSAIARINMFMHNVDEFLIVQGDTLDSPQILENDELKKFDVIMANPPYSVKKWSQSKWMNDPFGRNIWGTPPQGCADYAFQQHIMKSLNPETGRCVVLWPHGVLFRDSEAEIRKRMIELDFVDAVIGLGKNLFYNSSMESCLLVCRMKKSKERKGKIIFIDAKDELRIDRTNAWLEPKHIDKISKAYWNYKDIDGFAKVVSNKATLENNGNLNIQLYFKLNNAINENKVKDLIAEIKSSQKLINNSLQNLYSQLDKIGIE from the coding sequence ATGACCCAAAAACAATTAGAGGATTATCTGTGGGGAGCAGCTAACATACTGAGAGGAATGATTGATGCGGCTGACTTTAAACAATATATTTTTCCTCTGTTGTTCTTCAAACGGGTAAGCGACTTGTGGGACGAAGAATTCCAAACCGCATTAGACCAAAGCGATGGCGACTTGACTTTTGCTGAGTTTGCCGAGAACCACCGTTTTCAAATACCAAAAGGGTGCCATTGGGAAGATGTAAGAAAGAAAACCGTTGATGTGGGTGCATATTTACAAAAAGCACTGAATGGCATTGAGAAAGCCAACTTTGAAATGCTGCATGATGTGTTTGGTGATGCCCAATGGACCAACAAACGCAGAATGAGTGATGAGAAAATGCTTGACCTGATTGAGCATTTTAGTAAAATGAAACTCACCATTGCCGAAGTGCCCCATGACATTATGGGCGAAGGCTACGAATACCTGATTAAGAAATTTGCTGACGACAGTGGACATACCGCAGCTGAGTTTTACACCAACCGTACGGTGGTAAAGCTGATGACGCAAATTACCGACCCTAAAAGCAGCGAAAGCATTTATGATCCCACATGCGGTAGCGGCGGTATTTTGCTGAGTGCCGCTTTGCACCTGAAAGAACAAGGAAAAGAATACAGAACGCTGAAACTTTACGGGCAGGAACTCAACCTCATTACCTCTGCCATTGCACGTATTAATATGTTTATGCACAATGTAGATGAGTTTTTGATTGTGCAGGGCGACACCTTAGACAGCCCACAGATATTGGAGAATGACGAACTGAAAAAGTTTGACGTGATAATGGCTAACCCGCCTTACAGCGTAAAAAAGTGGAGCCAAAGCAAATGGATGAATGACCCTTTTGGACGCAACATTTGGGGAACACCACCACAAGGTTGTGCCGACTATGCTTTTCAACAACATATTATGAAAAGCCTCAACCCCGAAACAGGTCGTTGTGTAGTGCTTTGGCCGCATGGCGTGTTGTTTAGAGACAGTGAGGCCGAAATACGCAAACGCATGATTGAATTAGATTTTGTAGATGCGGTAATTGGTTTGGGCAAAAACCTTTTTTATAACAGCAGCATGGAAAGTTGTTTGCTGGTGTGCCGTATGAAAAAGTCAAAGGAAAGAAAGGGAAAAATAATTTTCATTGATGCAAAAGATGAATTAAGAATTGACAGAACAAATGCCTGGTTAGAACCAAAACATATTGACAAAATATCCAAAGCATATTGGAATTACAAAGACATTGATGGATTTGCTAAAGTTGTGAGTAATAAAGCAACGCTTGAAAACAATGGAAATCTGAACATCCAACTTTACTTCAAACTAAACAATGCTATAAACGAAAACAAAGTTAAAGACTTGATTGCTGAAATTAAATCAAGTCAAAAATTAATAAACAATTCCTTGCAGAATTTATACAGTCAACTTGATAAAATTGGGATAGAATAA
- a CDS encoding restriction endonuclease subunit S, whose translation MKLKKNKWKSLTLDEACTFVRGVVFSTKDEVDSGGYAILRSHNVDFENSKVSLHNLKYVSDTVKVKDSQKLMKDDILISVANSKEQTGKVGFCNEDTNSYAGGFMAILKPKETIHPFYLFNYLLSNESKDFIAGRTQGTTNIFNITFERIKDLEIPLPPLYEQKLIAALFQSIEMAIEKVDGQEKNLKALQKSMVNGLLSKEPRFGDLLNSKNCTSTTFGEITECDKKYPEHEKEVDRFVGLEWIEADNFQLQGFGLVANGTTFTKRFCKGDVMFGKRRAYLKKVAVADFDGICSSDILVIRAKAKKLLQGLLPYYISSDAFIQHAVSTSAGSLSPRTKWKDLAELQVSFPDLKKQQKILEVLQQLDSTVNQLKRQKTTLKNLKQKLLNEILG comes from the coding sequence ATGAAGTTGAAAAAAAATAAATGGAAATCATTAACACTTGATGAAGCATGCACCTTCGTTAGGGGTGTTGTGTTTTCCACTAAAGATGAAGTTGATTCAGGTGGTTATGCAATTCTTCGTTCACACAATGTTGATTTTGAAAATAGCAAAGTGAGTTTGCATAATCTCAAATATGTTTCAGATACAGTGAAAGTAAAAGATTCGCAAAAGTTGATGAAGGATGATATTTTGATTTCAGTTGCAAACAGTAAAGAACAAACAGGTAAAGTTGGTTTCTGTAACGAGGACACAAATTCATACGCAGGTGGCTTCATGGCAATTCTAAAACCCAAAGAAACCATTCATCCATTTTATCTCTTTAACTATCTTTTATCCAATGAATCGAAAGATTTTATTGCAGGAAGAACGCAAGGAACTACCAATATTTTCAATATTACTTTTGAAAGAATAAAGGATTTAGAAATCCCCCTTCCTCCACTCTACGAGCAAAAACTAATAGCAGCCCTTTTTCAATCCATAGAAATGGCTATAGAGAAGGTAGATGGGCAGGAGAAGAATTTGAAGGCGTTACAAAAATCAATGGTAAATGGTTTGTTAAGCAAAGAACCAAGATTTGGGGATTTATTGAACAGCAAGAACTGCACATCAACCACATTTGGCGAAATAACTGAATGTGATAAGAAATATCCCGAACACGAAAAAGAAGTGGATCGCTTTGTGGGTTTGGAATGGATTGAAGCAGACAATTTTCAATTGCAGGGTTTTGGATTAGTTGCCAACGGAACCACTTTTACCAAACGCTTTTGTAAAGGCGATGTGATGTTTGGCAAACGCAGAGCCTATTTAAAGAAAGTAGCTGTTGCCGATTTTGATGGAATATGTTCAAGCGATATTTTAGTAATCAGAGCCAAAGCAAAAAAATTGTTGCAAGGATTATTGCCTTATTATATTTCGTCAGATGCTTTTATTCAACATGCTGTCAGCACTTCAGCAGGTTCACTTTCACCAAGGACCAAATGGAAAGATTTAGCCGAATTGCAAGTTTCTTTTCCTGATTTGAAAAAACAGCAAAAGATTTTAGAAGTTTTGCAACAGTTAGACAGTACAGTCAATCAACTAAAGCGACAGAAAACAACTTTGAAGAATTTGAAGCAAAAACTATTAAATGAAATTTTAGGATAA
- a CDS encoding ATP-binding protein, with amino-acid sequence MSKIRIKNFGPIKEGFGTEWIDVKKVTVFIGNQGSGKSTIAKLISTFTWMEKALVRGDIKAKDLEIYNRFRKKHCAYQNIHNFFRDESEIEYSGFAYSFKYSETNFKVFKNKNDGYLIPKVMYVPAERNFVSAVVQPEKLKYLPFTLNTFLEEFIRSNEEIDDNLKIPINDIEYRFDKKKRSFKLYGNDYEIILSEASSGLQSSIPLYLVSKNLAEGINKVTDFTKTKLSIEEKEKLRNQLLKILIDKTINEDLQNTAIDLLSNLTKNDCFINIVEEPEQNLFPSSQQKMLNSLLEFNNINKGNKLIMTTHSPYLINYLTLAVEANKLKPKVNSDDLKAKLNEIVPLVSTVDGNDLVVYQLDEKNGTIEKLKEYKGLPSDENYLNEGLAESNDEFSKLLDLEDLCQ; translated from the coding sequence ATGAGTAAAATCAGAATAAAGAATTTCGGACCCATCAAAGAAGGCTTCGGTACAGAATGGATAGACGTGAAAAAAGTTACCGTTTTTATCGGTAATCAGGGTTCGGGGAAAAGTACTATAGCTAAGTTAATTTCGACTTTTACATGGATGGAAAAAGCATTGGTAAGAGGCGACATTAAAGCCAAAGATTTAGAAATTTACAATCGTTTCAGAAAAAAGCATTGTGCTTATCAAAATATTCATAATTTCTTTCGAGACGAATCTGAAATAGAATATTCAGGCTTCGCATATTCCTTTAAATATTCAGAAACAAATTTCAAGGTATTCAAAAACAAAAATGATGGTTATTTGATCCCAAAGGTTATGTATGTGCCTGCAGAAAGAAATTTTGTAAGTGCGGTTGTTCAGCCAGAAAAACTAAAATATTTACCATTTACATTAAATACTTTTTTGGAAGAATTTATTCGTTCTAATGAAGAGATAGATGATAATTTAAAAATACCAATTAATGATATAGAATATCGATTTGACAAAAAGAAAAGATCTTTTAAGTTATATGGAAATGATTACGAAATAATATTATCTGAAGCCTCTAGTGGATTGCAGTCCTCAATTCCATTATACTTGGTTTCAAAAAATCTTGCAGAAGGAATAAATAAAGTGACTGACTTCACCAAAACAAAACTTAGTATTGAAGAAAAAGAAAAGTTAAGAAATCAATTGCTCAAAATATTAATTGATAAAACGATAAACGAGGATTTACAAAATACAGCCATTGACTTATTATCGAATTTAACTAAAAACGATTGTTTTATAAACATTGTAGAAGAACCTGAACAGAATCTTTTTCCTAGTTCACAACAAAAAATGTTAAATAGCTTACTTGAATTTAACAATATTAATAAAGGTAATAAGTTGATTATGACAACGCATAGTCCATATTTAATAAATTATTTGACCTTAGCTGTTGAAGCAAACAAACTAAAACCGAAAGTCAATTCTGATGATTTAAAAGCTAAATTAAATGAAATTGTACCCTTGGTATCAACAGTTGATGGTAATGATTTAGTGGTTTATCAGTTGGATGAAAAAAATGGAACTATCGAAAAATTGAAAGAATATAAAGGCCTTCCATCTGATGAAAATTATTTGAATGAAGGTTTGGCTGAATCAAATGATGAATTTTCTAAACTCTTAGACCTTGAAGATTTATGCCAATAG
- a CDS encoding ATP-binding cassette domain-containing protein has product MNLQLKHISFSHSPGKRILKDISLSLEEQKIYALMGSNGAGKTTLFNLISGFIKPQSGEIFFGEINLTYQKPYKINRQGIGRTFQDLRLINKLSVKENIVLAMQQNPTDNWLTAMLPENFHRITNAAQEKKANEIVEQFFLSDVINSLAAEISYGQQKLLSLACCVANGANLLLLDEAVAGIQPEYRNKIAMLIKQLKEQGKTILLIEHNTDFIADVADKIFFLHDGEISTFENMETLRKDKQVMEAYI; this is encoded by the coding sequence ATGAATCTTCAATTAAAACATATTAGCTTCTCGCATTCACCTGGAAAGCGAATTCTCAAAGACATCTCATTGTCTTTAGAGGAGCAAAAGATTTATGCTTTGATGGGAAGCAATGGGGCAGGGAAGACAACTTTGTTCAATCTCATTTCAGGTTTCATAAAACCGCAAAGCGGTGAGATTTTTTTCGGAGAAATAAATCTCACTTACCAAAAGCCCTACAAAATAAACCGCCAAGGCATTGGCAGAACCTTCCAGGATTTGCGATTGATTAATAAACTATCGGTGAAAGAAAATATCGTATTGGCAATGCAGCAAAACCCAACTGACAATTGGCTCACTGCAATGTTGCCTGAAAATTTTCACCGTATCACAAACGCAGCACAGGAGAAAAAGGCAAATGAAATTGTTGAACAGTTTTTTCTAAGTGATGTGATAAATTCTTTGGCGGCTGAAATTTCTTACGGACAACAAAAACTTCTTTCACTTGCTTGTTGTGTGGCAAACGGTGCAAACCTGTTGTTGCTTGACGAAGCAGTGGCAGGCATACAACCCGAGTATCGCAACAAGATTGCAATGCTTATTAAACAATTGAAAGAACAAGGCAAAACCATTTTACTTATTGAACACAACACTGATTTTATTGCCGATGTTGCCGACAAAATTTTCTTTTTACACGATGGAGAAATCTCCACCTTTGAGAATATGGAAACGCTTAGAAAAGACAAACAGGTAATGGAGGCATACATCTGA
- a CDS encoding ABC transporter substrate-binding protein: MRNIKILIALSIIVNALIGCNSCNQGKTGANQYVIGCSTPLTGEGANYGKSTKEGVELAVEEINNKKLLDKPFKVIFEDDKINATDGVNAINKLVSADKVPLIIGPFGSSVTLAVAPIVNKNKVVMIGASATADGIADAGDYVFRITPPNSKQGSDVAAFCHNKLQSKKAAIIFQNNDYGITLKTAFENKYKELGGEITISEGVDIGIKDLKTQIVKIKATNPDVVFFPLHVAESGLLLKQAKELGLIVKFISCDGAMVEDLLKIAGDAAEGTFYTTLALGYGVSDDMINSFNENFKKKYNKEPDVYAAYYYEVTNIVAMAIKANRMDAEKIKSYLYAMTGDKGYKGITGITTFDKNGEVNKSFYVYQALNGKFKLYK; encoded by the coding sequence ATGAGAAACATAAAAATTTTAATAGCACTTTCAATAATTGTAAATGCTCTTATAGGATGCAATTCATGTAACCAAGGCAAAACCGGCGCAAACCAATATGTAATTGGTTGCAGCACTCCCCTGACTGGTGAGGGTGCGAATTATGGTAAGTCAACAAAAGAAGGCGTTGAACTTGCCGTTGAAGAAATCAACAACAAAAAACTTCTTGACAAGCCATTCAAAGTGATTTTTGAAGATGATAAAATCAATGCAACTGATGGAGTTAATGCCATAAACAAATTAGTGAGTGCTGATAAAGTTCCTTTGATAATTGGTCCGTTTGGTTCATCAGTTACTTTGGCTGTTGCACCAATTGTAAATAAAAACAAAGTTGTCATGATTGGTGCAAGTGCAACGGCTGACGGCATTGCAGATGCAGGAGATTATGTTTTTAGAATTACACCTCCAAATTCAAAACAAGGAAGTGATGTTGCTGCATTTTGCCATAACAAATTGCAATCAAAGAAGGCAGCAATTATTTTTCAGAACAATGATTACGGCATAACTTTAAAAACTGCTTTTGAAAATAAATACAAAGAACTTGGTGGGGAAATAACAATTAGCGAAGGTGTTGACATTGGAATTAAAGATTTGAAAACGCAGATTGTGAAAATCAAAGCAACCAATCCCGATGTTGTTTTCTTTCCATTGCATGTTGCTGAATCTGGCTTGCTTTTAAAGCAAGCGAAAGAATTAGGATTGATTGTTAAATTCATAAGTTGCGATGGGGCGATGGTTGAAGATTTATTGAAGATTGCAGGGGATGCAGCAGAAGGAACATTCTACACAACTTTGGCTTTGGGTTATGGAGTATCTGACGACATGATAAATTCCTTCAATGAAAATTTCAAAAAGAAGTACAACAAAGAACCTGATGTGTATGCTGCATACTATTATGAGGTTACAAATATTGTAGCCATGGCAATTAAAGCAAACAGAATGGATGCTGAAAAAATTAAATCATACTTGTATGCAATGACTGGAGATAAAGGATATAAAGGCATTACAGGAATAACAACCTTTGACAAAAATGGAGAAGTAAATAAATCATTCTATGTTTATCAAGCATTAAACGGAAAATTTAAACTTTATAAATAA